Proteins from a single region of Coraliomargarita parva:
- the tuf gene encoding elongation factor Tu, whose amino-acid sequence MAKETFERTKPHVNVGTIGHIDHGKTTTTTAILKVQSDKGLAQFKSYADIAKGGTVRDATKTVTIAVAHVEYETENRHYAHVDCPGHADFVKNMITGAAQMDGAILVVSAADGPMPQTREHILLARQVGVPTIVVWLNKVDLLDDEELLELVEMEVRDLLSKYEYPGDDITIVRGSATAALEGKPEGVEAIGNLMAAIDADIAEPTRETDKPFLMSVEDVFSITGRGTVATGRIERGLIKVGEEVEIVGMTDTQKTTVTGVEMFRKQLDQGMAGDNVGLLLRGVDKDAIERGQVLAKPGSITPHTTAKAELYVLSKDEGGRHTPFFNGYRPQFFFGTADVTGIIKTPEGVEMVMPGDNLTVEIELGKSIAMEPGQRFAIREGGRTIGAGRITEVVK is encoded by the coding sequence ATGGCTAAGGAAACATTCGAAAGAACAAAGCCGCACGTTAACGTCGGCACGATCGGTCACATTGACCACGGTAAAACCACCACGACGACTGCGATCCTCAAGGTCCAGTCCGACAAGGGTCTTGCCCAGTTCAAGTCCTATGCGGATATCGCAAAGGGTGGTACGGTCCGTGACGCGACCAAGACTGTGACCATCGCTGTTGCTCACGTGGAATATGAGACCGAAAATCGCCACTACGCACACGTGGACTGCCCGGGTCACGCTGACTTCGTGAAGAACATGATCACTGGTGCTGCTCAAATGGACGGCGCTATTCTGGTTGTTTCCGCTGCTGACGGCCCCATGCCGCAGACTCGCGAGCACATCCTTCTTGCTCGTCAGGTTGGTGTTCCGACCATCGTCGTTTGGCTCAACAAGGTTGACCTTCTTGATGACGAAGAGCTCCTCGAGCTGGTCGAAATGGAAGTTCGTGACCTCCTTTCCAAGTACGAGTACCCGGGCGACGATATCACCATCGTTCGTGGTTCCGCTACTGCTGCCCTCGAAGGTAAGCCGGAAGGTGTTGAAGCGATCGGTAACCTGATGGCTGCTATCGACGCCGACATCGCCGAGCCGACCCGCGAGACTGACAAGCCTTTCCTCATGTCTGTGGAAGACGTCTTCTCCATCACCGGTCGTGGTACTGTTGCTACCGGCCGTATCGAGCGTGGCTTGATCAAGGTTGGTGAAGAAGTTGAGATCGTCGGTATGACCGACACTCAAAAGACCACTGTGACTGGTGTCGAAATGTTCCGTAAGCAACTCGACCAAGGTATGGCTGGTGACAATGTCGGTCTTCTTCTTCGTGGTGTTGACAAGGACGCTATCGAGCGTGGTCAAGTTCTGGCCAAGCCGGGCTCCATCACTCCGCACACCACTGCTAAGGCTGAGCTTTACGTCCTGAGCAAGGATGAAGGTGGTCGTCACACTCCGTTCTTCAACGGCTACCGTCCGCAGTTCTTCTTCGGTACTGCCGACGTGACTGGCATCATCAAGACTCCGGAAGGCGTCGAAATGGTCATGCCGGGTGACAACCTCACCGTTGAAATCGAGCTGGGCAAGTCCATCGCTATGGAGCCGGGCCAACGCTTCGCCATCCGTGAAGGTGGCCGCACCATCGGTGCCGGTCGTATCACTGAGGTCGTCAAGTAA
- the secE gene encoding preprotein translocase subunit SecE: MKNPFSSIRLFYKETLTELKKASWPSKIELRDSTAVVLIATAILGSFIALTDFSLLNGVELLTTWVR; encoded by the coding sequence ATGAAGAACCCGTTCAGCAGTATTCGTCTCTTCTACAAGGAGACGTTGACCGAACTCAAGAAGGCCTCCTGGCCGAGCAAGATCGAATTGCGTGATTCCACCGCCGTGGTGCTCATCGCAACCGCGATCCTTGGTTCCTTTATCGCGCTGACGGACTTCTCCTTGCTGAACGGAGTCGAACTCCTCACTACCTGGGTGCGCTGA
- the nusG gene encoding transcription termination/antitermination protein NusG has product MSNSTSVSGPNWYAVQTLSNQEQKAKKYLDKFIAIEEMEDFVFEVLMPTETITEVKNGKKSTKTRKFYPGYVFVKMRLYDDDGKLLQKPWYFVREAQGVINFVGGDRPHPLKKNEIDRILNQVEEAEGKEKPKIEYEVGEMVKVNDGPFMNLVGKIEEIDPDKGKLKVSVSIFGRYTPVELEYWQVQRTEES; this is encoded by the coding sequence ATGTCGAACTCAACCTCAGTTTCCGGTCCCAATTGGTATGCCGTCCAGACGCTCTCCAACCAGGAGCAGAAGGCTAAGAAGTACCTCGATAAGTTTATTGCTATCGAGGAGATGGAAGACTTTGTGTTCGAAGTATTGATGCCGACCGAAACCATCACCGAGGTCAAGAACGGCAAGAAAAGCACCAAGACCCGCAAGTTCTATCCGGGCTATGTCTTCGTCAAAATGCGCCTCTACGATGACGACGGAAAGCTCCTGCAGAAGCCTTGGTATTTCGTGCGTGAAGCACAAGGCGTCATTAACTTTGTCGGCGGCGACCGTCCGCACCCGTTGAAGAAGAACGAGATTGATCGTATTCTCAACCAGGTCGAGGAAGCCGAGGGTAAGGAAAAGCCGAAGATCGAATACGAAGTCGGCGAAATGGTAAAGGTCAACGACGGTCCGTTCATGAACCTCGTTGGCAAAATCGAGGAAATCGATCCCGATAAGGGCAAACTCAAGGTTTCCGTATCTATTTTCGGGCGTTATACGCCTGTTGAACTTGAATACTGGCAGGTCCAGAGAACTGAAGAAAGCTAA
- the rplK gene encoding 50S ribosomal protein L11 produces MSKKVVGLIRLQLPAGAANPAPPVGPALGAQGVNIMGFCKEFNAKTKDQAGLILPVVITVYADRSFSFILKSPPAAVLLKKAAGIAKGSGVPNRDKVGKVTRKQVLEIVETKKKDLNAKDEDAAFNIIAGTARSMGLEIVD; encoded by the coding sequence ATGTCTAAGAAAGTCGTAGGATTAATCCGTTTGCAATTGCCTGCTGGCGCAGCCAATCCGGCCCCCCCGGTGGGTCCAGCTTTGGGTGCCCAAGGTGTTAACATCATGGGCTTCTGTAAGGAGTTCAACGCCAAGACCAAGGATCAGGCGGGTCTCATTCTTCCGGTGGTCATCACCGTCTATGCCGACCGTTCCTTCAGCTTCATCTTGAAGTCCCCCCCCGCTGCCGTCCTTCTTAAGAAGGCCGCTGGCATCGCCAAGGGCTCCGGTGTGCCGAACCGCGACAAGGTCGGTAAGGTCACCCGCAAGCAAGTCTTGGAAATCGTTGAAACCAAGAAGAAGGACCTCAACGCAAAGGACGAGGACGCAGCCTTCAACATCATCGCCGGTACCGCCCGCTCCATGGGCCTCGAAATCGTCGATTAG
- the rplA gene encoding 50S ribosomal protein L1, with translation MPTQQIKGSKRYRKAVEMADLTKTYSVAEASALLNTLPKAKFDETVELYAHLTVDPRKSDQMVRGTLQLPNGSGKTVRVIVFTENPDEATAAGANEAGLDDLIEKVEGGWTDFDVAIATTSAMKSVRKVARVLGPRGLMPNPKSGTVTDDIPAAIKEVMGGRVEFKMDKTANVAIVIGKRSFTAEQITENAEAAIDALVKARPQATTGKFIKSMTLSATMSPGITLDAAGYNKN, from the coding sequence ATGCCAACCCAGCAAATCAAGGGAAGCAAACGCTACCGTAAGGCGGTCGAAATGGCCGATCTTACGAAGACCTACTCGGTCGCCGAAGCGTCTGCGCTACTGAACACACTGCCGAAGGCGAAGTTCGACGAGACCGTCGAGCTCTACGCCCACCTCACTGTCGATCCTCGAAAGAGCGATCAGATGGTCCGTGGCACGCTGCAGCTTCCGAACGGAAGCGGTAAGACCGTGCGCGTTATCGTCTTCACCGAGAATCCGGATGAAGCTACTGCCGCTGGTGCCAATGAAGCCGGCCTCGACGACCTGATTGAAAAGGTCGAAGGGGGTTGGACTGATTTCGACGTCGCCATCGCCACCACCAGCGCCATGAAGAGCGTCCGTAAGGTCGCCCGTGTGCTCGGTCCCCGTGGCTTGATGCCGAACCCGAAGTCCGGTACCGTGACCGACGACATTCCCGCTGCCATCAAGGAAGTGATGGGGGGCCGTGTCGAATTCAAGATGGATAAGACCGCCAACGTCGCCATCGTGATCGGCAAGCGTTCCTTCACCGCCGAGCAAATCACCGAGAATGCCGAAGCTGCCATCGACGCGCTGGTTAAGGCCCGTCCGCAAGCAACCACTGGTAAGTTCATCAAGAGCATGACTCTGAGTGCCACGATGAGCCCGGGCATTACCTTGGACGCCGCTGGTTACAACAAGAACTAA
- the rplJ gene encoding 50S ribosomal protein L10, translated as MRPEKKYLVDEVSQHLGKSDYVYLANYERITVEETAELRASLAEHDAEFHVVKNTIFNVAAQAREFPDVSEHLNGPTAIIVGGNNPSGVAKVLGEFFKKKEKVDLKVGIMNDRALSKEEIEVLAKLPGLEVLRAQLLGLLTQPGTSLVRVLNAVPQNVVNVLQAKVRKENGEG; from the coding sequence ATGAGACCCGAAAAGAAATATCTCGTCGACGAGGTCAGTCAGCACCTCGGCAAGTCCGATTATGTTTACCTCGCCAACTACGAGCGTATCACGGTGGAAGAAACCGCCGAGCTCCGCGCGTCCCTGGCCGAGCACGACGCTGAATTCCACGTCGTGAAGAACACCATCTTCAATGTTGCCGCCCAAGCCCGTGAATTCCCGGACGTGAGCGAGCACCTCAACGGTCCCACAGCCATCATCGTCGGCGGTAACAACCCCTCCGGTGTGGCCAAGGTCCTGGGTGAATTCTTCAAGAAGAAGGAAAAGGTCGACCTCAAGGTTGGCATCATGAACGACCGTGCCCTGAGCAAGGAAGAAATCGAAGTACTGGCCAAGCTGCCGGGGCTCGAAGTCCTTCGCGCTCAACTCCTCGGTTTGCTCACGCAACCGGGCACCAGCCTGGTCCGAGTCCTCAACGCCGTGCCGCAAAACGTCGTCAACGTTCTTCAAGCCAAGGTCCGCAAGGAAAACGGCGAAGGCTAA
- the rplL gene encoding 50S ribosomal protein L7/L12 — translation MADITKEQVIEWLSAQTVLEVADLVKELEEKWGVSAAAPVAVAAAAGPAAAAEAAEEKDEFDVILTETGGNKIAVIKEVRAITGLGLKEAKELVEGAPKPVKEGAAKDEAEEIKKKLEAAGAKAELK, via the coding sequence ATGGCAGACATCACCAAAGAACAAGTCATCGAGTGGCTGAGCGCACAAACCGTGCTTGAAGTCGCTGACCTCGTCAAGGAACTCGAAGAGAAGTGGGGCGTCAGCGCCGCTGCTCCCGTTGCAGTTGCTGCTGCCGCCGGCCCCGCTGCCGCTGCAGAAGCTGCTGAAGAAAAAGACGAGTTCGACGTCATCCTGACTGAAACAGGTGGCAACAAGATCGCCGTCATTAAGGAAGTTCGCGCTATCACAGGTCTTGGCCTGAAGGAAGCGAAGGAACTGGTTGAAGGCGCTCCGAAGCCGGTCAAGGAAGGTGCCGCTAAGGACGAAGCAGAAGAGATCAAGAAGAAGCTCGAAGCTGCTGGCGCCAAGGCTGAACTCAAGTAA
- the rpoB gene encoding DNA-directed RNA polymerase subunit beta has protein sequence MSKRKNFGQLKEVIQPPNLIENQINSFKEFLQMEMSPSQRDPLGLEAVFSEVFPIESYDSRCHLEYVSYNVTPPKETEIEAIREGVTYSVSLYVKLRLREEDHIKDEEIYMGELPMITERGSFIINGAERVIVSQLHRSPGIAFEESVHTSGKVLHAFRIIPDRGTWLEVQFDQNDLLYVYLDRRRRRRKFLLTTLLRAMGYSSDADILNLFYELEEISVEEALKRDSVSNLVLTEDIVDADKGVVLARAFEPLTKTIVRSFEKAGLQKVVAIDTTIDDGAIIRCLKKDPTQNEEEALKDIYKRLRPGEPPTTANAKALLKRLFQDPRRYDLGRVGRYKLNQKLHMDTDLDFRIINAQDVVEATKYLTRLKRGDGTLDDIDHLGSRRVRTVGELLANQCRVGLARTERLVKERMTLYDQSVDSITPQKLINPKALSTVIRDFFARSQLSQFMDQINPLAELTHKRRLSALGPGGLNRERAGFEVRDVHPSHYGRICPIETPEGPNIGLINSLSLYSRINEFGFIETPYRKVIDGKVLDEVEYLNADQEEPFMIAQANSELDENSMLVGRVTCRNQDEVLELTPDQVDYMDVSPKQLVSVAAGLIPFLEHDDANRALMGSNMQRQGVPLLQSEAPFVGTGIEGRVAIDSKTVEVADIDGIIASVDSRRIILTKDGTLPARTKDLKTDAKKDIYVYNLRKFMRSNAGTCFNQKPIVNRGQPVKAGDVLADGASTDEGELAIGRNILVAFMPWNGYNFEDAILISEKIVKEDIFTSIHVDEFEVTARDTKLGPEEITRDIPNVGEEALKDLNHDGVIRVGAEVKPGDILVGKITPKSETELAPEEKLLRAIFGEKAADVKDTSLVVPSGVHGIVMDVKVSARVDGEPEQLSASDRRRQIKKINEEYRSQSDKLREDLTEALSNILLGEKIPLDVKNGETDEVIIPANRKITKTLLRRLAAVSKHIEIDPSPVKIKIMEIVNNYQSKFDELDYDRERKIESIESGEDADQGVVKSVKVYIAKKRKMQVGDKMAGRHGNKGVVAKIVPEEDMPYLPDGTPVEICLNPLGVPSRMNVGQVLETHLGWACKKLGITVATPVFDGIPEQRVRGYLDEAGLPTTGKSILYDGRSGEKLHQEVVVGYMYMLKLNHLVASKIHARAVGPYSLITQQPLGGKAQYGGQRFGEMEVWALEAYGAAYTLQELLTVKSDDVAGRTRIYESLVKGDNSLQAGTPQSFNVLMKEIQSLCLDVRLGNEGKFDVAAASAIDV, from the coding sequence ATGTCAAAGCGTAAAAACTTCGGTCAACTCAAGGAAGTCATCCAGCCACCCAATCTGATTGAGAATCAGATCAACTCCTTCAAGGAGTTTCTCCAAATGGAGATGTCTCCGAGCCAGCGCGATCCGCTTGGTTTGGAAGCCGTCTTTTCCGAAGTTTTCCCGATCGAAAGCTATGACAGCCGCTGCCATCTCGAGTATGTCAGCTATAACGTGACGCCGCCGAAGGAAACCGAGATCGAGGCGATCCGTGAAGGGGTGACCTATTCCGTCTCCCTCTACGTCAAGCTTCGCCTGCGCGAGGAAGACCACATCAAGGATGAGGAGATCTACATGGGCGAGCTGCCCATGATCACCGAGCGCGGCTCTTTCATTATCAATGGCGCGGAACGCGTCATCGTCAGCCAGCTCCACCGTTCTCCCGGTATCGCATTTGAAGAAAGCGTCCACACCAGCGGCAAGGTCCTGCATGCCTTCCGTATCATTCCGGACCGCGGTACCTGGCTCGAAGTCCAGTTCGACCAGAACGACCTGCTTTACGTCTATCTCGACCGCCGTCGCCGTCGCCGCAAGTTCCTGCTCACCACGCTCCTGCGTGCCATGGGCTACAGCTCCGACGCCGACATCCTCAACCTTTTCTACGAGCTCGAGGAAATCAGCGTGGAGGAAGCGCTCAAGCGCGACTCCGTGTCCAATCTTGTCCTCACCGAGGACATCGTCGACGCCGACAAGGGGGTCGTCCTGGCCCGTGCCTTCGAGCCGCTGACCAAGACCATCGTCCGTTCCTTCGAGAAGGCCGGTCTGCAAAAGGTCGTCGCGATCGACACCACGATCGACGATGGTGCCATCATCCGCTGCTTGAAGAAGGACCCGACTCAAAACGAGGAGGAAGCCCTCAAGGATATCTACAAGCGCCTGCGTCCCGGCGAGCCCCCCACAACGGCCAATGCCAAGGCGCTCCTCAAGCGTCTCTTCCAGGATCCGCGCCGTTACGACCTCGGCCGCGTTGGTCGCTACAAGCTCAACCAGAAGCTGCACATGGATACGGACCTCGATTTCCGTATCATCAATGCGCAGGACGTGGTTGAAGCCACCAAGTACCTGACCCGCCTCAAGCGTGGTGACGGTACGCTGGACGATATCGACCACTTGGGCAGCCGTCGTGTCCGTACCGTCGGCGAATTGTTGGCCAACCAGTGCCGCGTCGGCCTGGCCCGCACCGAGCGTTTGGTCAAGGAGCGCATGACCCTTTACGATCAAAGCGTCGATTCGATCACTCCGCAGAAGCTGATCAACCCGAAGGCCCTGAGCACGGTGATTCGTGACTTCTTTGCCCGGAGCCAGCTTTCACAGTTCATGGACCAGATCAACCCGCTGGCCGAGCTGACCCACAAGCGTCGTCTGTCCGCTCTGGGGCCCGGTGGTTTGAACCGTGAACGTGCCGGTTTCGAAGTGCGTGACGTGCACCCGTCCCACTACGGTCGTATCTGCCCGATTGAAACACCGGAAGGTCCGAACATCGGTCTGATCAACTCGCTTTCCCTGTACTCGCGCATTAATGAGTTCGGCTTCATCGAAACGCCTTACCGCAAGGTGATCGATGGCAAGGTCCTCGATGAGGTGGAATACCTCAACGCCGACCAGGAAGAGCCGTTCATGATCGCTCAGGCCAATTCCGAGCTGGACGAGAACAGCATGCTCGTCGGTCGCGTGACCTGCCGGAACCAGGATGAGGTGCTTGAATTGACACCCGACCAGGTCGACTACATGGACGTGTCGCCGAAGCAGCTGGTTTCGGTTGCTGCCGGTCTGATCCCCTTCCTCGAGCACGACGACGCCAACCGTGCGCTCATGGGCTCGAACATGCAACGTCAAGGTGTGCCGCTCCTTCAGTCCGAAGCTCCTTTCGTGGGTACCGGTATCGAAGGTCGCGTCGCCATCGACTCCAAGACTGTCGAGGTCGCGGATATCGATGGTATTATCGCCTCGGTGGATTCCCGCCGTATCATCCTGACAAAGGACGGCACCCTTCCGGCCCGTACCAAGGATCTGAAGACCGATGCGAAGAAAGACATTTACGTCTACAACCTGCGCAAGTTCATGCGCTCCAATGCCGGTACCTGCTTCAACCAGAAGCCGATCGTCAATCGCGGTCAGCCGGTCAAGGCGGGCGATGTCCTGGCGGACGGTGCTTCCACCGACGAGGGCGAACTTGCGATCGGCCGTAACATCCTCGTGGCCTTCATGCCCTGGAATGGTTACAACTTCGAAGACGCGATCCTGATCTCCGAGAAGATCGTCAAGGAGGACATCTTTACTTCCATCCACGTCGACGAGTTCGAAGTCACTGCACGCGACACCAAGCTCGGACCGGAAGAAATTACCCGTGACATTCCGAATGTTGGTGAAGAGGCCCTCAAGGACCTCAACCACGACGGTGTCATCCGCGTCGGAGCCGAAGTCAAGCCGGGCGATATCCTCGTCGGTAAGATCACGCCGAAGTCCGAAACCGAACTCGCTCCGGAAGAAAAGCTGCTCCGCGCGATCTTCGGTGAGAAGGCTGCCGATGTGAAGGATACCTCGCTGGTCGTTCCGTCCGGTGTCCATGGTATCGTGATGGACGTCAAGGTCTCCGCCCGCGTCGATGGCGAACCGGAGCAACTCTCCGCTTCCGACCGTCGCCGCCAGATCAAGAAGATCAACGAAGAGTACCGCTCCCAGAGCGACAAGCTTCGTGAAGACCTGACTGAGGCGCTGTCCAACATCCTCCTCGGTGAAAAGATTCCGCTCGACGTCAAGAACGGCGAGACCGACGAAGTGATCATCCCGGCAAACCGCAAGATCACCAAGACCCTGCTGCGCCGCCTGGCTGCCGTCTCCAAGCACATCGAGATCGATCCGTCCCCGGTGAAGATCAAGATCATGGAGATCGTCAACAACTACCAGAGCAAGTTCGACGAGCTCGACTATGACCGCGAGCGCAAGATCGAAAGCATCGAGTCCGGTGAAGACGCCGATCAGGGCGTGGTCAAGAGCGTGAAGGTGTACATCGCCAAGAAGCGCAAGATGCAAGTCGGTGACAAGATGGCCGGCCGCCACGGTAATAAGGGTGTGGTCGCCAAGATCGTTCCGGAGGAAGACATGCCTTACCTTCCGGATGGTACGCCGGTTGAAATCTGCTTGAATCCGCTGGGTGTGCCTTCGCGGATGAACGTGGGACAGGTTTTGGAAACCCACCTCGGTTGGGCCTGTAAGAAGCTCGGTATCACTGTGGCCACTCCGGTCTTCGACGGTATTCCCGAACAGCGCGTTCGTGGCTACCTCGACGAAGCCGGGCTGCCCACCACTGGTAAGAGCATCCTCTACGACGGTCGTTCCGGTGAGAAGCTTCACCAGGAAGTCGTGGTCGGCTACATGTACATGCTGAAGCTGAACCACCTTGTCGCCTCCAAGATCCACGCCCGTGCGGTCGGTCCTTACAGCCTCATCACCCAGCAGCCGCTTGGTGGTAAGGCCCAGTACGGTGGCCAGCGCTTCGGTGAGATGGAGGTGTGGGCACTGGAAGCTTACGGTGCCGCCTACACCCTACAGGAGTTGCTTACGGTCAAGTCTGACGACGTGGCCGGCCGGACCCGTATTTACGAGTCCCTGGTTAAGGGCGATAACAGTCTGCAAGCGGGAACGCCTCAGTCGTTCAACGTTTTGATGAAGGAAATTCAGAGCCTCTGCCTCGATGTTCGTCTGGGCAACGAAGGCAAGTTCGACGTCGCTGCCGCCTCGGCCATCGACGTTTAA